A window of the Parabacteroides merdae ATCC 43184 genome harbors these coding sequences:
- a CDS encoding DUF4248 domain-containing protein: protein MMNEFEVRSYGGEELAVLYGSDLMPVSAGKRLSKWVGVNPELKTELQGNDWRKGKKM from the coding sequence ATGATGAATGAATTCGAAGTCAGGAGTTACGGGGGGGAGGAATTGGCGGTCCTTTACGGTTCTGATTTGATGCCGGTATCGGCAGGGAAACGGTTGTCCAAATGGGTAGGGGTAAACCCGGAGCTAAAGACAGAGCTACAGGGAAACGATTGGAGGAAAGGGAAGAAGATGTAG